From one Enterococcus sp. DIV2402 genomic stretch:
- the pfkB gene encoding 1-phosphofructokinase — MIYTMTLNPSIDYIVHVKDLKMGDVNRMSQDFKLPGGKGINVSRILQRIDSTSTALGFLGGFTGSFIENWMEQEGIDCQFTPVKEDTRINVKLKAEEETEINGLGPALSDEEIQNLKDALSVVSSGDIVVLSGSTPAGLRKGFYQELIQLIEEKGAEFVIDTTGDDLLQALKHRPLLVKPNNHELADLYHTTFESIDDIIEHGKKLLAEGAKNVLISMAGDGALLITEDGTYQSNVLKRELKNSVGAGDSMIAGFIGQYAKTQDSVEAFKWGVACGSATAFSDDLAEAAFIQELLPEVEITKL, encoded by the coding sequence ATGATTTACACAATGACTTTAAACCCTTCGATTGATTATATTGTTCATGTAAAGGATTTAAAAATGGGCGATGTCAATCGTATGTCACAAGACTTCAAACTTCCTGGTGGAAAAGGAATCAATGTTTCTCGTATCTTACAAAGAATTGATTCGACTTCTACTGCGTTAGGATTTTTAGGAGGATTTACAGGTTCTTTCATTGAAAACTGGATGGAACAAGAAGGCATTGATTGCCAATTCACACCAGTGAAAGAAGATACACGGATTAATGTCAAGCTAAAAGCCGAAGAAGAAACTGAGATTAATGGATTAGGTCCTGCTCTCTCTGATGAAGAAATTCAAAACTTGAAAGACGCGTTATCCGTTGTTTCTTCTGGTGATATTGTCGTTCTTTCAGGAAGTACTCCAGCAGGCTTGCGCAAAGGATTCTATCAAGAATTGATTCAATTAATTGAAGAAAAAGGCGCAGAATTTGTGATTGATACAACGGGCGATGATCTCTTACAAGCATTGAAACACCGTCCATTACTAGTAAAACCTAATAATCATGAATTAGCTGATTTATACCACACAACATTTGAATCCATCGATGATATTATCGAGCATGGGAAAAAATTATTAGCAGAAGGCGCAAAAAACGTTTTAATTTCAATGGCTGGTGATGGCGCTCTTTTAATTACAGAAGATGGCACTTACCAATCAAATGTTTTAAAACGTGAATTAAAAAATTCTGTGGGCGCTGGTGATTCGATGATTGCAGGTTTTATCGGGCAATATGCAAAAACACAAGATTCGGTTGAAGCGTTCAAATGGGGTGTTGCTTGTGGTAGTGCCACTGCTTTTTCAGATGACTTAGCTGAAGCTGCCTTTATTCAGGAACTACTTCCAGAAGTAGAAATCACAAAATTATAG
- a CDS encoding DeoR/GlpR family DNA-binding transcription regulator, protein MLTEERYQHILTKVEENDIVTINELLLPLKASESTIRRDLQNLENQGLLTRIHGGAKKRPRLNFEATMNEKQQQFHTEKLAIAKAAASLITKEDVIYLDAGTTTIEMIPFIPNDLSIKVVTNSVKHASLLVDREIETIILGGAIKLSTNATLGYETLRQLKQFHFSKAFMGMNGAHLEAGFTTPDPEEAVVKKIAMSQSQIAFVLLDCSKFQQTTFTQVASLKAAEIITNECPKDIYRKFQLQTKIMEVKS, encoded by the coding sequence ATGCTTACAGAAGAGAGATATCAACATATCTTAACAAAAGTGGAAGAAAATGACATTGTTACGATTAATGAACTTCTACTCCCCCTCAAAGCATCGGAGTCTACCATTCGTCGAGATTTACAAAATCTGGAAAACCAAGGATTGCTCACTCGTATCCACGGCGGTGCAAAAAAACGACCCCGGTTGAATTTTGAAGCCACGATGAATGAGAAACAGCAACAGTTTCATACCGAGAAACTTGCTATCGCAAAAGCGGCAGCAAGCTTAATCACAAAAGAAGACGTTATTTACTTGGACGCGGGCACAACAACAATCGAAATGATTCCATTTATTCCAAATGATTTATCTATAAAAGTTGTGACCAATTCCGTGAAACACGCCTCTCTTTTAGTTGATCGAGAAATTGAAACAATTATTCTCGGCGGTGCAATCAAACTTTCTACAAATGCGACCCTAGGTTATGAAACATTGCGGCAATTAAAGCAATTTCATTTTAGTAAAGCATTTATGGGAATGAACGGTGCCCATTTAGAAGCTGGTTTCACCACTCCTGATCCAGAAGAGGCTGTCGTTAAGAAAATTGCTATGTCACAAAGTCAAATTGCTTTTGTTTTGTTGGATTGCTCCAAATTTCAACAGACAACCTTTACCCAAGTTGCATCATTAAAAGCAGCTGAAATTATTACAAATGAATGTCCAAAAGATATTTATCGTAAATTTCAACTGCAAACTAAAATTATGGAGGTAAAATCATGA
- a CDS encoding alpha-amylase, which translates to MKNKTILQGFEWDLPADATHWQTIQKKAKELHDLGFTAVWLPPAYKASSGIKDVGYGVYDHYDLGEFDQKDTVPTKYGTKDEYLQAIQALHENELEVYADIVFNHLMGADETETVPAVQYNTENRTEAVSGEEEIEAWTKFTYPGRKGTYNDYVWTWKNFSGVDYDARTKEHAIYNFADKGWDEEVDKEDGNFDYLMGCDLDMENPETVEQLDKWGKWYQELTNVDGYRLDAVKHIQFDYYVDWLINRREEKGKSLFVVGEYWSNDLEKLETYLDSSGNLIYLFDVPLHFNFYEAANSNGEFDMTQIFNHTLVDSREDFAVTFVDNHDTQKGQSLESWIDGWFKVHAYTLTLLRKQGIPVVFWGDLYGIPAQDIQPVGDDLHALLRLRNETDFGNQIDYFDNPDCIGWVLTGDFEDPASGIAVVMTNGKGSEKEMTVSAIHRDKTFVDVLGNNETKVVLDENGKGVFPVNDGQVSVYVQEEVANQLR; encoded by the coding sequence ATGAAAAACAAAACAATTTTACAAGGTTTCGAATGGGATTTACCTGCTGATGCCACACATTGGCAAACAATTCAAAAAAAAGCAAAAGAATTACATGACTTAGGTTTTACAGCTGTGTGGTTACCACCAGCATACAAAGCATCATCAGGGATTAAAGATGTAGGATATGGTGTCTATGACCATTATGATCTAGGAGAATTTGATCAAAAGGATACAGTTCCTACAAAATATGGAACAAAAGACGAATATCTTCAGGCAATTCAAGCTTTACATGAAAATGAATTGGAAGTATATGCAGATATTGTTTTTAATCATTTGATGGGCGCTGATGAAACAGAAACGGTGCCTGCCGTTCAATACAATACAGAGAATCGAACAGAAGCAGTCAGCGGTGAAGAAGAAATTGAAGCATGGACAAAATTTACGTATCCTGGTCGAAAAGGTACGTACAACGATTATGTTTGGACGTGGAAAAATTTTTCTGGTGTTGATTATGATGCACGTACCAAAGAACACGCAATTTATAATTTTGCCGATAAAGGTTGGGATGAAGAAGTCGATAAAGAAGATGGCAATTTCGACTATTTAATGGGCTGCGATTTAGATATGGAAAACCCTGAAACAGTTGAGCAGTTGGATAAATGGGGAAAATGGTATCAAGAATTAACCAATGTTGATGGGTACCGTTTAGACGCCGTGAAACATATTCAATTTGATTATTATGTAGATTGGTTAATCAATCGTCGTGAAGAAAAAGGTAAAAGCCTTTTTGTTGTCGGTGAATATTGGTCGAACGATTTGGAAAAATTAGAAACCTATCTTGATTCGTCAGGAAATTTAATTTATTTATTTGATGTACCGCTGCATTTTAATTTTTATGAAGCAGCAAATTCCAATGGTGAATTCGATATGACGCAAATTTTTAATCATACGCTTGTTGATTCTCGTGAGGATTTTGCAGTTACTTTTGTCGATAATCATGATACGCAAAAAGGGCAAAGCTTAGAATCGTGGATTGACGGTTGGTTTAAAGTACATGCCTATACTTTAACGCTTCTTCGTAAACAAGGAATACCGGTTGTGTTCTGGGGAGATTTATATGGTATTCCTGCGCAAGATATTCAACCAGTTGGGGATGATTTGCATGCTTTGTTAAGACTGCGAAATGAAACAGATTTTGGGAATCAAATTGATTATTTTGATAATCCAGACTGTATTGGTTGGGTTTTAACAGGCGACTTTGAAGATCCTGCTTCGGGTATAGCTGTTGTTATGACGAATGGTAAAGGCAGTGAGAAAGAAATGACGGTTAGTGCGATTCATCGCGACAAAACATTTGTCGATGTCTTAGGAAATAATGAAACAAAAGTTGTCCTTGATGAAAATGGCAAAGGTGTCTTTCCAGTAAATGATGGACAGGTTTCTGTCTATGTCCAAGAAGAGGTTGCTAACCAATTGCGATAA
- the pcrA gene encoding DNA helicase PcrA — MSSKERLLNGMNPKQKEAVVCTEGPLLLMAGAGSGKTRVLTHRIAYLIEEKGMNPWNILAITFTNKAAKEMKERVKDLLGREGEDVWVSTFHSMCVRILRRDVDHIGYSRNFTIIDSSEQLTLMKRVLKELNIDPKKYDPRSILGAISNAKNALQTPADYQDLQGDFFEQIVGRCYEVYQKELRQNQCMDFDDLIMNTIRLFRENPDALAFYQNKFQYIHVDEYQDTNHAQYTLVNMLAARFKNLCVVGDADQSIYGWRGADMQNILDFEKDYPEAEVILLEQNYRSTKTILEAANQVIQNNRNRRDKNLWTENHEGPRIKYYRGQTERDEGQFVIREIQNQIANEGRDYGDFAVLYRTNAQSRAVEDILVKSNIPYTMVGGHKFYDRKEIKDILAYLSAIANPDDSLSLERIINVPKRGVGPGSLDKLRQFAELHGFPLLEAAQNIELSTVTGKAAKELGKFGQIMAEFHQMIPYLTITELTEEVLEKSGYKDELRIQNTLESQARLENLEEFLTVTKEFDKQYENRSEEEGDAPEDKLSIFLNDLALFSDLDNYEEETTQVTLMTLHAAKGLEFPVVFLVGMEENLFPLSRSLMEESELEEERRLAYVGITRAEEKLYFTNAFSRTLYGRTQYNQPSRFVAEIESDLVEGTSARAAQPVQTNGSRGTFNPKVFKPVYQQAQPTKPAVSTKKETGGDAGNWKAGDKVSHKKWGTGTVVRVSGTAKDMELDVAFAQQGVKRLLAAFAPIEKI; from the coding sequence ATGTCATCCAAAGAAAGACTATTAAATGGAATGAATCCCAAACAAAAAGAAGCGGTTGTCTGCACAGAAGGACCGCTCTTATTAATGGCTGGTGCCGGAAGTGGAAAAACGCGTGTGCTAACACATCGCATTGCGTATTTAATTGAAGAAAAAGGAATGAATCCTTGGAATATTTTAGCCATTACCTTTACCAATAAAGCAGCCAAAGAGATGAAAGAACGTGTGAAAGATTTATTAGGTAGAGAAGGCGAAGATGTCTGGGTATCAACCTTTCACTCAATGTGCGTCCGAATTTTACGACGTGACGTTGATCATATTGGCTACTCCCGCAATTTTACTATTATTGACTCATCAGAACAATTAACCTTGATGAAACGAGTATTAAAAGAGTTAAATATTGATCCGAAAAAATATGACCCTCGTTCTATTTTAGGGGCAATCTCGAATGCAAAAAATGCGTTACAAACCCCTGCTGATTATCAAGATTTACAAGGTGATTTTTTTGAGCAAATTGTTGGTCGCTGTTATGAAGTGTATCAAAAAGAATTACGTCAAAATCAATGTATGGACTTTGACGATTTAATTATGAACACCATTCGTTTATTCAGAGAAAATCCAGATGCGTTAGCCTTTTATCAAAATAAATTCCAATATATTCATGTAGATGAATATCAAGATACCAACCATGCGCAATATACTTTAGTTAATATGCTAGCAGCGCGGTTTAAAAATTTGTGTGTTGTCGGTGATGCCGATCAAAGTATCTATGGTTGGCGTGGCGCTGATATGCAAAATATTTTGGACTTTGAAAAAGACTATCCAGAAGCTGAAGTCATTTTGCTAGAACAAAACTACCGCTCAACAAAAACAATTTTAGAAGCAGCGAACCAAGTCATTCAAAATAATCGCAATCGTCGCGATAAAAATTTATGGACAGAAAATCATGAAGGACCACGTATCAAATATTATCGTGGACAAACAGAACGTGATGAAGGACAGTTTGTTATACGCGAAATACAAAATCAAATTGCCAATGAAGGCCGCGATTATGGCGATTTTGCAGTGCTGTATCGGACGAATGCCCAATCTCGTGCTGTCGAAGATATTTTGGTTAAATCTAACATTCCTTATACGATGGTGGGAGGACATAAATTCTACGATCGGAAAGAAATTAAAGATATTTTAGCCTATCTAAGTGCCATTGCAAATCCGGATGATTCACTTAGCTTAGAGCGAATTATTAATGTGCCAAAACGAGGCGTTGGACCAGGTTCTTTAGACAAATTGCGTCAATTTGCTGAATTACATGGGTTTCCATTATTAGAAGCTGCCCAAAATATTGAATTGAGTACTGTTACTGGAAAAGCAGCTAAGGAACTTGGTAAGTTCGGCCAAATTATGGCAGAATTTCATCAAATGATTCCATATTTAACCATTACTGAATTAACTGAAGAAGTTTTAGAGAAAAGTGGCTATAAGGATGAATTACGTATTCAAAATACATTGGAATCACAAGCTCGTTTAGAAAATTTGGAAGAATTCTTAACAGTTACCAAAGAATTTGATAAACAATACGAAAATCGTTCTGAAGAAGAAGGCGATGCACCAGAAGATAAGTTATCTATTTTCTTAAACGATTTAGCATTATTTTCAGATTTAGATAATTATGAAGAAGAAACAACGCAAGTGACTTTAATGACCTTGCATGCGGCAAAAGGTTTAGAATTTCCTGTGGTATTTTTAGTCGGAATGGAAGAAAATTTATTCCCGCTTTCTCGTTCATTAATGGAAGAAAGTGAATTAGAAGAAGAGCGTCGTTTGGCTTATGTGGGCATTACTCGAGCGGAAGAGAAGCTTTACTTCACCAACGCATTTTCGCGTACCTTATATGGCCGTACCCAATACAATCAGCCTTCTCGCTTTGTAGCAGAAATTGAATCAGATTTAGTGGAGGGGACAAGTGCACGAGCAGCCCAACCTGTTCAAACAAATGGCTCTCGAGGAACATTTAATCCGAAAGTATTTAAACCTGTGTATCAGCAAGCTCAACCAACTAAACCAGCTGTTTCTACGAAAAAAGAAACCGGTGGCGATGCGGGAAATTGGAAAGCTGGCGATAAGGTTAGTCATAAAAAATGGGGAACTGGAACTGTTGTGCGTGTGAGCGGTACTGCAAAAGACATGGAATTAGACGTGGCATTTGCACAGCAAGGAGTAAAACGTTTATTGGCGGCATTTGCCCCAATTGAAAAAATATAA